AGTATTTTTTCGTATTGTTTGACCCGGAGAAGGGGGTTATTTCAGGCCTAATGGCAGATTGCCACATTTTAGGTAATTAATGGGAAGCACTGTCTTTATTGTTTGTATGTTAACATTAGAAGTGTGGGGTTATTAGGTCAAATTGTCGATTGTAGACAACCCAGCTTAGAGCCCATTTATCTGGCCCTCTTCTGTTGGCCCAAATAAAGAGGCCTCAGAGCTGAGCCGAGGTGAGACCTGGTACTGATGTGCAGTTTGTCGTCTTGCCAACCACCCTGCCAGTGCATTTAGCTGCTATTGGCCTGAGCTGAGCTGCCTGTGCCTGGGCCTGACTGCTGGCTGATTGCCCTCTTTACAGGGGTGGGGTTCTCTCAGTACTCTGCTGACCTTGACTCTGATTTATGGTTTCCTCCTTGCAGTCTGTTTCCCTCCTATCCTCCCCCCTACTCTCATATACATGCATTAGATCAGAACTTGTCTCCAGCTGTACCTTGCACTCCCTCAAACACCAGCAGGGCCACCCTGTGTCCACCACCGACATCGCGgtctgtaaacaaacacatgatgtGTAGCAGATGTGAGTTCATTTCCTTCTTGACGCTAAGCTTTGTCTGTTGCCTGATGCCTGGATGGAAAAACACTAtagaaaacaaagttaaagttCAAAAGTGAGATATGTGAAGGAACTGGTAGGATACCGTTTTAAACCCTGCACACACAATATATTACACAGGtagatttcttttatttgttttgagtGATAAATAGGTAACCTGAATTATATGGGCCACTGACTTTTCAGTCTTCTCCGCTAAACTGTAGTTCtggatttttctgtgttaaGGCTGATCTCTTCTGcttattaaataaatgattcatCACTGATTGACTGTGTTGTCACTTCCCATCCATCACTTTCTCTTGCCTTACTTCAATTTGGATCTGTTTACACATGGTCGTCTAATTGTAGTGGTTTTGACCTGTTCTTGTGGCTagatagtagtagtagtacttgCGTATGCTGACACTTTCTCAGTGTAGTGAAGAGTAATAGATCCTCTCCACTTGTATGTATAATCACATATTAAAGAGATAATCAACAACGGATGTTGCTATGTCTTTGCAGTGAGGATGAAAGAGGGGAAACCTGCTAATCGATTAAGTCCTCACaatgttgctgttattattgTAAAAGCTTTAGAATGATgtgaataattcatttaatgttttatctctGTGAAATGGAGCTTAAGTGGTTTcatggtggattttttttttgctattcaTATAAAGTAATACCAGGCCAGATGCCTGgtatttcattgtatttttactgtattttaattCATAGCAtttcatatgtatatatgtttttttcattaacagGGGTGCAGTGTGTGGGAAAGAGCTGATGACATGAGGAAAGCCAAAGGAGGCCACTGTGGTTCATTTGCTATCTATTAGCtaaacctaacctaaccctGCTGCCTCCAATCCCATCACTTCAAGAGGCACCCTCTGGGTGCCAGAAAACACCATGTGCCAAAACTGGAGAGAACTTATCACTGCCCCATAGACAGCCAAACCTCTTGTGAACCTTCCCCTCTAGTCTGAGGGCCTTCCTAATTGTCCACATTGCCCACTGGCCAAGATGAAGAAGGTGGCATTATGGTCAGCAGAAGATGTCTCGAAATGGCTGAGCAAAGAGGGAATGCCCGAGTACATAGATGCCCTCTGTCAGAGAGACGGTCCCGCGCTGCTTGGGCTCACTAAGGCAGATTTCCAGAAGCCTCCCCTCTCGCTGGTGTCATCTGATGTTgggcagcagctgctggaacGACTGGAGACACTGCGGATAGAGACTCATATCGAGGATCACAAAAACGGCCATGCAAACGGGCATGCTGGTGGCCTACCTAATGGAACTAGTAAGCCTCAGAGGAATGGCACATTGCGGATGGAGATGGTCCACATCCCCATCCCCACTATGGAAAAGACACATTCCTCATTCCCAGCTGAGTGGGGGAAGACTGGCATAGCTTTCATCTATGCAGTGGTGTGCTTTGTTACCACCACTGTTGTTATTTCAGTGGTACATGAGAGAGTACCACCAAAGGAGCATACCCCTCCACTTCCTGATAAGTTCTTTGACCTGTTTGACAGGGTGGAGTGGGCCTTCTCAATCTGTGAGATTAATGGCATGGTGCTAGTGCTAGTCTGGCTTGTACAGTGGATTCTTCTCAAGCACAGGTACAGTTTAGTTTGGTAAAGTAAATTTATTTTGAGTTGAAATCTGAATTGCAGCTAAATGAAAATATGGCattattcactttttttccagGTCAATTATAGGCAGGCGGTTCTTTTTCATTGTGGGCACACTCTATTTGTACCGGTGTATTACAATGTACATCACTACTCTGCCTGTTCCCGGGATGCACTTCAAATGCTCTCCAAAGGTataatacacatacacacttttttcattttcacgtATTTCTTTCATCATTGTAGATTGGTTGAGCATGAAATACATCTTTCTTACCTAACTGCTTTTGGCTCGGTCATGCTGAATGCCTTTGAGTGCTCTTCACTGACCACTGATGATGGCATAATATGCccatgtctgttttgtttgtgagctCCTattagataataataataataataataatacattattattataaaccCAATTAGATCACCTTTTATTCTTTACAGACATTGATGTGAGAATTTCTTGTCACATTTCTTGTCTCATGTCACATACAATACGTGCTGAAGGAATTAACCtttgtttactttaaatgtATTAATTCATGTTGTattcttcccctccctcctctacGTCCTGCTTTCACACATTATATATTTCTTTAGCATACTGGTTATATTATCAGAATATATTAACAGTGTACTTTTACTAATAAGATATGAATGGCTGtgtttctttcagcttcttGGGAACTGGGAGGCACAGGCAAGGAGAATAATGAAGATGATTGCTGGTGGGGGCCTATCAATCACAGGTTCCCACACCATGTGTGGAGATTATCTGTATAGTGGCCACACGGTCATGTTAACACTAACGTACCTCTTCATGAAGGAGTGTAAGTTCTACTGTGTCTATACCTGAGTTTAAGTTCCGGGTCACACCATGATATAAACATCAGTTCAAGTGTCTAAAGACTGATACTAATCAGAAATGGTGACAGAGCTCTTTATGAATGTAAAGACTAAGCACGTTGGCACAGTTTAGAATCAAAATACCAGTTGTATGTAATGTTTGCATCTTTGATCATATTAATTTTGATTCTTAAATTGGCATTAAGGCATACTTATTAC
This region of Scatophagus argus isolate fScaArg1 chromosome 10, fScaArg1.pri, whole genome shotgun sequence genomic DNA includes:
- the sgms1a gene encoding phosphatidylcholine:ceramide cholinephosphotransferase 1 translates to MKKVALWSAEDVSKWLSKEGMPEYIDALCQRDGPALLGLTKADFQKPPLSLVSSDVGQQLLERLETLRIETHIEDHKNGHANGHAGGLPNGTSKPQRNGTLRMEMVHIPIPTMEKTHSSFPAEWGKTGIAFIYAVVCFVTTTVVISVVHERVPPKEHTPPLPDKFFDLFDRVEWAFSICEINGMVLVLVWLVQWILLKHRSIIGRRFFFIVGTLYLYRCITMYITTLPVPGMHFKCSPKLLGNWEAQARRIMKMIAGGGLSITGSHTMCGDYLYSGHTVMLTLTYLFMKEYSPKRFWWYHWICWTLSAVGIFCILLAHDHYTVDVVVAYFITTRLFWWYHTMANQQSLKETSQSNPFSRVWWYKLFQYFEENVNGTVPRNYQLPLSLRALWNRGVKYSKLDIQ